The genomic window CAGCGATGGATCCGCACCGTGGTCTAACAGGAGCCGAACCATCCGTAGATTGCCCAGTCGAGCGGCAAAATGGAGCGGTGTTTCCTTGCCGTATTCAACGAAATGCTCATTATCCATGATAGGTTCGTCATCAAGTCCACTCAGTGCTTGCGCATTGACATCCGCACCTGCTTTAATCAGGATATAGGCTTGTGCGAGATGTGTGTCGTCATCGTGGCGGGCTTGCACATGCAGTAAGGTTTCACCGTTATAGTGCCATGCGAAATTCGGATCCAACCCGCTTTCCACGATAAGCAGAAAGGAATCGAAGTCGGCGACACCGACAGCATGAAACCCAAGATAGGAGGGTTGATTGACATCTACTCCGAGGCTGATGAGATACCGATTAATCTCGTAATCTTTACTTGGCCAATGCGTGCCGAGGTTATTATTGTTCACATCCGCGCCAGCCGCTATGAGTGCCTTGACTTTATCGAGATCCTTGAGCCTAACGCTTGCACTCAGGAGCGGCGATACTCGATTCACTTGTACATTGACCAGTTCCGGTGCTTCAGCAAGCATTTGTTGAACTGTCTGTACATCTGCTGTTTCAAATTCTGCCTGCCAGCGTTCAATCCGTTTTGGGTTCACTTTATCAAACCTTCCGAGACTAAAACCCCGTGCTTTAGTGCGGGGATACAGTCTCGCTTTGACGACTCGCATCGATCTCCATCTTTCAAAGGTCTTCCTTTACATCATAACCGTGTTTTGCGAGTTCAGTGGATGCGGATGTCCAGACACCTCGTGCTTGTTCAACAGCCTCAGATGCGTCTGCGTTGGTGGTTTCTGGCACGTCCTCCGGATAGCGGGATTCAGCTGCCCATCGAGTTAGGTCCGACAGGTCTGGATGCGCGGTTTTCAGATGCCAACCATCAGGCACCAAATTTCGCAGAATATTCAAGTCATGCGTTCTCGGGAAATCAATCTCTAAAAAGATTAGGACTGCCTTAAGCACCTTTTCAGCAGCTTGTTGTGCAAACCAACAGCATTGGCGAGGTGGTACGTGTGGGTGTCTTAAAAAGGTTTCAGCGGTTATCAAGTCCTCTTCGGCATAGTGCAGCCAGCGGGATGTGCTTTGAAATCGATCATTCACTTGCATACTATATTCTTCCTCCCCATTAGGCAGCACGCGGTGTTCTGTGGATCCGCCCACAGAAGTGTGCAAGTCCTTCCCGCAGAGAATTTTGCCTTCTTGTTGGGCATAACGCAGCACCGATCCGATCCGCGTGCGGTGACGTTCAAGTTCTTCGGGCGTTGAAACAAGGATGTCCTTCGCCACAGGCAGGTCAGCC from Candidatus Poribacteria bacterium includes these protein-coding regions:
- a CDS encoding HEPN domain-containing protein; this encodes MNNDNFISIMTERIVRDFDPLQIILFGSQARGDADPDSDIDLLVVFAELSDKRKTAVDILRTLADLPVAKDILVSTPEELERHRTRIGSVLRYAQQEGKILCGKDLHTSVGGSTEHRVLPNGEEEYSMQVNDRFQSTSRWLHYAEEDLITAETFLRHPHVPPRQCCWFAQQAAEKVLKAVLIFLEIDFPRTHDLNILRNLVPDGWHLKTAHPDLSDLTRWAAESRYPEDVPETTNADASEAVEQARGVWTSASTELAKHGYDVKEDL
- a CDS encoding ankyrin repeat domain-containing protein, whose product is MRVVKARLYPRTKARGFSLGRFDKVNPKRIERWQAEFETADVQTVQQMLAEAPELVNVQVNRVSPLLSASVRLKDLDKVKALIAAGADVNNNNLGTHWPSKDYEINRYLISLGVDVNQPSYLGFHAVGVADFDSFLLIVESGLDPNFAWHYNGETLLHVQARHDDDTHLAQAYILIKAGADVNAQALSGLDDEPIMDNEHFVEYGKETPLHFAARLGNLRMVRLLLDHGADPSLKTVSRMRQPKQFTEWTDEVASLVWPLREFKRVVFQRYEGETALDMALREGNEEIVNTLKR